One part of the Salinivirga cyanobacteriivorans genome encodes these proteins:
- the plsX gene encoding phosphate acyltransferase PlsX produces MIIGIDIMGGDYAPDRAIKGVIEASELLDDSVEIMLFGNKERIDQVCEANGFDISKFTVVATTSVIEMNDHPSKSFQEKQDSNIVRGFKMLAAGEIDGFASAGNTGAMLVGSMTMIKTVPGIERPAISSPLPRIDGNDGLLLDVGIYPDTKPENLYQFGILGSIYASGVSHKVDPSVGLLNLGSEPGKGSLLAKSAYGLMSKATQYNFTGNMEGSDLFRNGTADVVVTDGFTGNVVLKQAESVYRLMKKRDIDDAFFNRFNFDQYGGTPVLGINKPVIIGHGVSKETAFKNMIIHTHDVIKANISQQIKEFLSHE; encoded by the coding sequence GTGATTATAGGTATTGATATAATGGGGGGTGATTATGCCCCTGACAGGGCAATCAAAGGCGTAATAGAAGCCTCCGAATTACTTGACGATTCCGTCGAGATTATGCTTTTCGGAAATAAGGAGCGTATTGATCAGGTATGTGAAGCAAATGGCTTCGATATAAGTAAGTTTACTGTAGTTGCTACAACCTCAGTAATTGAAATGAATGATCATCCCTCAAAATCATTTCAGGAAAAGCAAGACAGTAATATCGTCAGGGGTTTTAAAATGTTGGCTGCAGGCGAAATCGATGGTTTTGCCAGTGCTGGTAATACCGGGGCTATGTTGGTTGGCTCAATGACGATGATTAAAACAGTACCAGGTATTGAGCGACCCGCGATTTCGTCGCCGTTGCCACGAATCGATGGTAACGATGGCTTATTACTTGATGTAGGTATTTATCCGGACACCAAGCCCGAAAATTTATATCAATTTGGTATTCTTGGTTCCATATATGCCAGTGGCGTCAGCCATAAGGTGGATCCATCCGTTGGGTTATTGAACCTGGGTTCTGAGCCCGGCAAAGGATCATTACTGGCAAAATCTGCTTATGGACTCATGTCTAAGGCAACCCAATATAACTTTACCGGCAATATGGAAGGGTCTGACTTGTTTCGAAACGGAACTGCTGATGTGGTAGTAACTGATGGTTTCACAGGAAACGTGGTATTAAAACAAGCCGAATCTGTTTACCGGTTAATGAAAAAGCGCGATATTGACGATGCGTTTTTTAATCGGTTTAATTTTGATCAATATGGTGGTACACCTGTGCTGGGCATTAATAAACCAGTTATTATCGGGCATGGTGTCTCTAAAGAAACGGCCTTTAAAAATATGATTATTCATACACATGATGTCATTAAGGCCAATATCAGTCAACAAATTAAAGAGTTTTTGAGTCATGAGTAA
- the rpmF gene encoding 50S ribosomal protein L32 yields the protein MAHPKSRTSKQRKHKRRTHYKAVKPQLSVCQNCGATVQYHRVCPECGYYRGRQAIEKEISL from the coding sequence ATGGCACATCCAAAGAGTAGAACATCAAAGCAAAGAAAACACAAAAGAAGAACGCATTACAAAGCGGTGAAGCCACAACTTAGTGTATGTCAAAATTGTGGAGCTACTGTACAGTATCACAGAGTTTGCCCGGAATGTGGTTATTACCGTGGTCGTCAGGCTATAGAAAAGGAAATTAGTTTGTAA
- a CDS encoding YceD family protein produces MRDKQGDKALFRIQINGITGDENQYHFDIDNQLFEQYPEEEIKQAKASAEVVLFKRPNVTEMDISIKGFVALTCDRCLSEFNYNFELSETAILKEAGKNQDNEINIIIFEPEKGEIELDQYFYDMIMTALPIQRVHEDEEDCDQDMIERIEENKKKGGDIDPRWNGLKDLI; encoded by the coding sequence ATGAGAGATAAGCAGGGAGATAAAGCGCTGTTTCGTATTCAGATAAACGGAATCACGGGGGATGAGAATCAATACCATTTTGATATTGACAATCAATTGTTCGAACAATACCCTGAAGAAGAAATAAAACAAGCTAAAGCCTCGGCAGAGGTTGTTTTGTTTAAACGGCCCAATGTAACCGAAATGGATATTTCCATCAAGGGCTTCGTAGCGTTAACCTGTGACAGGTGTCTGTCTGAATTCAATTATAATTTTGAATTATCTGAAACGGCAATATTAAAAGAGGCAGGGAAAAATCAGGATAATGAAATAAACATCATTATCTTTGAGCCCGAAAAAGGAGAAATTGAGCTTGACCAGTATTTTTATGATATGATCATGACCGCTTTACCCATTCAAAGGGTGCATGAAGATGAAGAAGATTGTGATCAGGATATGATCGAGCGAATTGAAGAGAATAAGAAAAAAGGAGGGGATATTGATCCCCGATGGAATGGATTAAAAGATTTAATTTAA
- a CDS encoding PepSY-associated TM helix domain-containing protein, translating to MNRSSQAKLIRIFRKIHRISGLNLVIFILVIAISGILLGWKKNSNGYILPPTQKGTTTEVSNWLSFDSLKTIACQTMFDSVGPALPVKINKIDARPDKGVVKFVFDGHYKGIQLDAATGEVLQVATRRSDLIENIHDGSVLDKAFGTGSGIIKIIYTSIMGVSLVAFSITGLWIWYGPKKIKNRKRARKK from the coding sequence ATGAATCGTAGCAGCCAGGCCAAACTTATTAGAATTTTCAGAAAAATTCATCGCATATCGGGATTAAATCTTGTAATTTTTATTTTAGTAATTGCCATTTCCGGTATCTTGCTCGGGTGGAAAAAAAACAGTAACGGATACATTCTACCTCCAACACAGAAAGGGACTACTACGGAGGTTTCGAACTGGTTAAGCTTCGACTCTTTAAAAACCATAGCCTGCCAGACAATGTTCGACAGTGTGGGGCCCGCATTGCCGGTAAAAATTAATAAAATAGATGCCCGGCCCGACAAAGGTGTTGTGAAATTCGTTTTTGACGGGCATTACAAAGGAATTCAACTTGATGCTGCTACGGGAGAGGTATTGCAGGTAGCCACGCGAAGAAGCGACCTTATTGAGAATATTCATGATGGCTCTGTGCTTGACAAAGCTTTTGGTACAGGGAGTGGAATTATTAAAATAATTTACACATCAATAATGGGTGTTAGCCTTGTGGCTTTTTCAATTACAGGTCTCTGGATATGGTACGGACCAAAGAAAATAAAAAACAGAAAAAGGGCGCGCAAAAAATAA
- a CDS encoding polysaccharide deacetylase family protein, translating into MFNFKTANIAEKIMPTTTWSYPDRTKEIFLTFDDGPVPETTPWLLDLLKQYNAKATFFLIGKNVEKNQYLYQRILDEGHQVGNHTYSHVSGWKLGFNKYIEDIQLGNRFIKSHLFRPPYGKITPVQLKYLKKQFNIVFWDVLSYDFNRKISGERCLVNVLSKYKDGSIIVFHDSMKAFKNLEYALPLVLDHFKNLEYKFATIK; encoded by the coding sequence ATGTTTAATTTTAAAACAGCCAATATAGCAGAGAAAATAATGCCTACCACTACCTGGAGCTATCCGGATAGGACTAAGGAAATTTTCTTAACTTTTGACGACGGGCCCGTTCCTGAAACGACACCCTGGTTGCTCGATCTTCTTAAACAATATAATGCCAAAGCTACGTTTTTCCTTATTGGAAAAAATGTAGAAAAAAATCAATACCTCTATCAACGTATCCTTGATGAAGGGCACCAGGTTGGTAACCATACATATAGTCATGTGAGTGGGTGGAAGCTCGGATTCAATAAATATATTGAAGATATACAGCTGGGTAACCGTTTTATCAAAAGTCATTTGTTCAGGCCACCATATGGAAAAATAACTCCAGTACAACTCAAATATCTTAAAAAGCAATTTAATATTGTATTCTGGGATGTACTCTCTTATGATTTTAATCGCAAAATTTCCGGTGAACGATGTCTGGTAAATGTGCTTTCTAAATATAAAGACGGGTCAATAATTGTTTTTCACGATTCTATGAAAGCATTTAAAAACCTGGAGTATGCATTACCCCTGGTATTAGACCATTTTAAAAATCTGGAATATAAATTTGCTACAATAAAATAG
- a CDS encoding 5'-nucleotidase, lipoprotein e(P4) family, translating to MKIFSLMALAAILTMQGCETKSSKDSEAQNQQSTHMLLSTAWYQKAAERKALYYQAFNIAKLRVDEILKNKGEKNSAVVLDIDETVLDNSPYQGWCIENDSTFSSISWDRWVQQGSAAALNGALDFTTYAKQNGMEVIYISNRHVSQMDATLKNLKEEGFPNASREFVFLKDTTSDKQYRRAKVEEKYSIDLLIGDNLGDFDHLYDKRKNQNAHKVLENQKTLFGNKFIVLPNPMYGKWERPYQKMDGNYVENLIKHLESF from the coding sequence ATGAAGATATTTTCTCTTATGGCATTAGCTGCTATATTAACAATGCAGGGCTGCGAAACGAAAAGTAGCAAAGATTCAGAAGCGCAAAACCAACAATCGACTCATATGCTATTGAGTACAGCTTGGTATCAAAAGGCTGCAGAAAGAAAGGCGCTTTATTATCAGGCCTTCAATATTGCTAAACTGCGTGTAGATGAAATTTTAAAAAATAAGGGTGAAAAAAATAGTGCAGTTGTACTTGATATAGATGAAACGGTTTTAGATAATTCGCCATACCAGGGTTGGTGTATCGAAAACGACAGTACGTTTTCCTCCATATCCTGGGACCGCTGGGTGCAACAAGGTTCTGCTGCTGCTTTAAATGGAGCCCTGGATTTTACCACCTATGCCAAGCAAAACGGAATGGAAGTTATTTATATCTCAAACCGCCATGTTTCGCAAATGGACGCTACACTTAAAAACCTGAAGGAAGAAGGTTTTCCAAATGCCAGCCGCGAATTTGTATTTCTTAAGGATACCACTTCTGATAAGCAATATCGAAGAGCCAAAGTTGAAGAGAAATATAGTATTGACCTGTTAATTGGAGATAATCTTGGCGATTTTGATCATTTGTACGATAAGCGAAAAAATCAAAATGCGCATAAAGTCCTCGAAAATCAAAAGACGCTTTTTGGCAATAAATTTATTGTTTTACCTAACCCTATGTACGGAAAATGGGAGCGACCATATCAAAAAATGGATGGCAACTATGTAGAAAATTTAATAAAACATCTAGAGTCGTTTTAA
- a CDS encoding polyprenyl synthetase family protein, with product MSKLNTIKQPISKEMADFQVFFKSTMKSTTPLLDIITRFILRTKGKQMRPMLVFLSAGMHGKINDATHHAAALIELMHTATLTHDDVVDDSNFRRGFFSINALWKNKIAVLIGDYLLARGLLLSVKHKQYHLLEVVSKAVDEMSQGELLQIEKARKLNIDEAVYFKIIEQKTAALIAACVKAGAISVNAPENTVEAMEQFGLKLGMAFQIKDDLFDYEPNGITGKPSGNDIKEKKMTLPLIHVKNLLSAKERRQILRLIKKKRKTKKEVLNLIQLVDKHGGITYARQKMEEYKNGAIDILKQFPESEYKNSLLEIVEYTVSRKK from the coding sequence ATGTCTAAATTAAATACAATTAAGCAACCTATATCAAAGGAAATGGCTGATTTTCAGGTGTTTTTTAAAAGTACCATGAAAAGCACCACACCTTTGCTCGATATCATTACCCGTTTTATTCTTCGCACCAAAGGAAAACAGATGCGGCCCATGCTTGTATTTTTATCTGCAGGCATGCACGGAAAAATTAATGACGCTACACATCATGCCGCAGCATTAATTGAATTGATGCATACTGCTACCTTAACGCACGACGATGTGGTGGATGACTCTAATTTCCGGCGGGGATTTTTCTCAATTAATGCGCTTTGGAAAAATAAAATTGCTGTATTAATTGGCGACTATTTACTTGCAAGAGGTCTTTTACTTTCAGTTAAACATAAGCAATATCACCTGCTGGAGGTTGTATCAAAAGCAGTGGATGAAATGAGTCAGGGTGAATTATTACAAATCGAAAAAGCCCGCAAGCTCAATATCGACGAAGCAGTGTACTTTAAAATAATTGAACAAAAAACTGCAGCGTTAATTGCTGCCTGCGTTAAAGCAGGTGCCATTTCTGTCAATGCGCCTGAAAATACCGTGGAGGCTATGGAGCAGTTTGGTCTCAAATTAGGAATGGCTTTTCAAATAAAAGACGATTTATTTGACTATGAGCCCAATGGGATCACCGGAAAACCATCTGGTAATGATATCAAAGAAAAGAAAATGACCCTTCCGCTAATACATGTTAAAAACCTTTTATCAGCAAAAGAACGACGCCAAATACTCCGTTTGATTAAAAAGAAAAGGAAAACAAAAAAAGAGGTGTTAAATTTAATTCAGCTCGTCGATAAACATGGGGGAATTACTTATGCCCGGCAAAAAATGGAAGAATACAAAAATGGAGCTATTGATATTTTAAAGCAATTTCCTGAGAGTGAATATAAAAATTCATTGCTCGAAATAGTTGAATATACTGTATCCCGAAAAAAGTAA
- the uvrC gene encoding excinuclease ABC subunit UvrC yields the protein MKNNNLGNIISNLPGKPGVYQYFDEHGKIIYVGKAKNLKKRVSSYFSKHHDTAKLRILVSKIADIKTIIVDREEDALLLENNLIKKYQPRYNVMLKDDKTFPWICIKNEPFPRIFSTRRVVKDGSEYFGPYTSVKMVKAILDFIHKTYKIRTCSLNLNKKDIDAGKFKVCLEYHIGNCLGPCEGLQQENDYSKNIEQIRNILKGNIKAVIKYFESEMKRLAAEYKFEEAEDIKQKLKLLQNYQSKSTIVNPSIHNVDIFSLYNQDKAAYINFIKVSNGAIIQSHTVEVKKKLDENPASLLEFAITDIRAKVHSTAKEIITPFEMDYPGLNIHVPQRGDKKKLLELSERNAKYFAMARQKQAEKANPQERQDKLLATMQKDLRLTELPRHIEGFDNSNIQGSNPVAACVVFKNGKPAKRDYRKFNIKTVEGQDDFGSMREIIQRRYSRLIREGQSLPQLIVIDGGKGQLNAAVQSLEELNLRGKIAIIGIAKRLEEIYFADDPVPLYLDKNSPTLRVIQHIRNESHRFGISFHRDKRSQNFAQSELDSVSGLGPKTIEKLYKDFKSLKGVKQAPYDDIVSSVGQAKAKILKKYFDKK from the coding sequence TTGAAAAACAACAATTTAGGTAATATTATTTCTAACTTACCCGGCAAACCCGGTGTATATCAGTACTTTGATGAACATGGAAAAATTATTTATGTGGGTAAGGCTAAAAATCTGAAAAAGAGGGTTTCTTCATATTTTTCAAAGCATCATGATACTGCAAAGTTACGTATTTTAGTTTCCAAAATTGCTGACATTAAAACCATTATTGTGGACCGTGAAGAAGACGCACTTCTTTTGGAAAACAATCTCATAAAAAAATATCAGCCACGGTACAATGTAATGCTGAAAGATGATAAAACCTTCCCGTGGATTTGCATTAAAAACGAACCTTTTCCTCGTATTTTCAGCACGCGCAGGGTTGTCAAAGATGGATCAGAATACTTTGGCCCCTATACTTCCGTAAAAATGGTTAAAGCCATTCTGGATTTTATACACAAAACATATAAAATTCGTACCTGCAGCTTAAACCTAAATAAAAAGGATATTGATGCCGGTAAATTTAAAGTTTGCCTGGAGTATCACATAGGAAATTGTCTGGGACCTTGCGAAGGACTGCAGCAAGAAAACGATTATAGTAAAAACATTGAACAGATAAGAAATATTTTAAAAGGCAACATTAAAGCAGTAATAAAATATTTTGAATCTGAAATGAAAAGACTTGCTGCGGAATATAAGTTCGAAGAGGCTGAAGACATAAAGCAAAAGCTGAAACTGTTACAAAATTACCAAAGCAAGTCAACGATTGTCAATCCTTCCATTCATAATGTAGATATTTTTTCACTTTATAACCAGGATAAGGCAGCATATATTAATTTTATTAAAGTAAGTAATGGTGCTATTATTCAATCGCATACAGTTGAAGTAAAGAAAAAACTGGATGAAAATCCGGCATCGTTGTTGGAATTTGCCATTACCGATATTAGAGCAAAAGTGCACAGCACAGCTAAAGAGATAATCACTCCTTTTGAAATGGATTATCCGGGGCTCAACATTCATGTACCGCAACGAGGAGATAAGAAAAAACTCCTGGAGTTATCGGAACGCAATGCGAAATATTTTGCTATGGCCAGGCAGAAGCAGGCAGAAAAAGCCAATCCGCAAGAGCGACAGGATAAATTACTTGCCACAATGCAAAAAGATTTGCGACTCACAGAACTGCCAAGGCATATTGAAGGTTTCGACAACAGTAATATTCAGGGTAGTAATCCCGTAGCTGCTTGCGTGGTTTTTAAAAACGGCAAACCAGCAAAACGCGATTACCGGAAATTTAACATTAAAACAGTAGAGGGTCAGGACGATTTTGGCTCCATGCGCGAAATAATACAGCGGCGATACAGCAGACTAATACGCGAAGGTCAATCGCTTCCCCAATTAATTGTAATAGATGGTGGTAAAGGTCAGCTCAATGCTGCAGTACAAAGCCTGGAAGAATTGAATTTAAGAGGAAAAATTGCAATTATTGGTATAGCCAAACGGCTCGAAGAGATATATTTTGCCGACGATCCTGTACCGCTTTATCTTGATAAAAACTCACCTACCCTGCGTGTAATTCAACATATTAGAAATGAATCTCACAGGTTTGGGATATCATTTCACAGGGATAAACGAAGTCAAAATTTCGCACAATCGGAATTGGATTCTGTATCAGGGCTGGGTCCAAAAACAATTGAAAAACTTTATAAAGATTTTAAAAGCCTCAAAGGAGTAAAGCAAGCTCCCTATGATGATATTGTATCATCGGTTGGGCAGGCAAAGGCAAAAATTCTGAAAAAGTATTTTGACAAAAAGTAA
- the ade gene encoding adenine deaminase, translating into MKVRGNFLDFRGSKFFIGELAVQNGKIGSIKRFGEGTDPALPFILPGLIDAHVHIESTMVTPKYFAGHVVKFGTVGVVTDPHEISNVCGVEGFEYMYNEARNTPLGVYFGVPSCVPATPFESSGATFDADTINYIFENYDTVALSEMMNFPGVVNGVPDVMEKLQVARNHEKVIDGHAPALKGTDLKKYIGSGISTDHEAFTYDEAKEKIKSGMMIQIREGSAARNFEALHELISEYPEKVMFCTDDAHPDTLINGHIDRIVKMALDKGHSIFDILKAASFNAVKHYDLPVGSLRINDSADFIIVNNLTDFTVQKTILKGEDVYDLGKNLEIPISQNVVNRFEVDPINAEQLKLPDKNVPVKIIEALDGELITKSFTAKLPVIDNFLQTDTSQDILKIAVVNRYDQIPKVQVGFVKGFNLKNGAFASSIAHDSHNVICVGVNDHDMLMAINTLIAEQGGIGVCADQKMDLIPLPVGGLMANESIENMAVKYNELDQKVKELGSGFHAPFMTLAFMSLLVIPSLKIGDRGLFNVDKFDFVDLYEA; encoded by the coding sequence ATGAAGGTAAGGGGTAATTTTCTGGATTTTCGGGGAAGTAAATTTTTTATTGGTGAGCTTGCTGTTCAGAATGGGAAAATTGGAAGTATAAAAAGATTTGGGGAGGGCACCGATCCCGCCCTTCCCTTTATATTGCCAGGTTTGATCGATGCCCATGTACACATAGAGAGTACAATGGTTACACCAAAATATTTTGCCGGTCATGTCGTAAAATTTGGAACGGTAGGTGTGGTTACTGATCCACACGAAATTTCTAATGTTTGTGGGGTGGAGGGTTTCGAATATATGTATAATGAAGCACGGAATACTCCTTTAGGTGTTTATTTTGGTGTTCCATCGTGTGTGCCCGCCACACCTTTTGAATCATCCGGAGCTACTTTTGATGCTGATACTATCAATTATATTTTTGAAAATTACGATACCGTGGCCCTTTCTGAAATGATGAATTTTCCTGGTGTTGTAAATGGCGTGCCTGATGTAATGGAAAAACTCCAGGTTGCCCGCAATCATGAAAAGGTCATTGATGGACATGCACCAGCGCTTAAGGGAACAGACCTTAAAAAATATATTGGCTCTGGTATATCTACAGATCATGAGGCTTTTACATATGATGAGGCAAAGGAAAAGATTAAGTCTGGTATGATGATTCAAATTAGAGAGGGAAGTGCTGCCCGAAATTTTGAAGCCTTACATGAACTTATTTCTGAATATCCTGAAAAAGTTATGTTCTGCACTGATGATGCCCATCCGGATACACTAATTAATGGTCATATTGACCGCATTGTTAAAATGGCCCTGGATAAAGGGCATAGTATTTTTGATATATTAAAAGCAGCCTCCTTTAATGCAGTTAAACATTATGATTTACCAGTTGGATCTCTTCGTATAAATGATAGCGCAGACTTTATTATAGTAAATAATTTGACAGATTTTACTGTTCAAAAAACCATTTTAAAAGGTGAGGATGTCTATGATCTGGGAAAGAATTTGGAAATCCCCATTTCACAAAATGTTGTAAATCGCTTTGAAGTTGACCCTATAAACGCAGAACAACTTAAATTGCCCGATAAAAACGTACCTGTGAAAATTATTGAAGCATTGGACGGCGAACTTATCACCAAAAGTTTTACCGCTAAACTGCCCGTTATTGATAATTTTTTACAAACCGACACCTCTCAGGATATTTTAAAAATTGCCGTTGTAAATCGCTACGATCAAATACCAAAAGTGCAGGTTGGTTTTGTAAAGGGTTTTAACCTTAAGAATGGAGCCTTCGCCAGTTCAATTGCGCATGACAGCCACAATGTTATTTGTGTAGGTGTGAATGACCATGATATGTTGATGGCCATTAATACCCTTATTGCCGAGCAAGGCGGAATAGGGGTTTGTGCTGACCAAAAAATGGATTTAATCCCGTTGCCTGTTGGTGGACTTATGGCTAATGAAAGTATTGAAAATATGGCAGTTAAATATAATGAGCTCGATCAAAAAGTTAAAGAACTTGGTTCAGGCTTTCATGCTCCGTTTATGACGCTAGCTTTTATGAGTTTATTGGTAATTCCATCACTTAAAATTGGTGACCGCGGCCTGTTTAATGTCGATAAATTCGACTTTGTTGATTTGTATGAGGCCTAA
- the mnmG gene encoding tRNA uridine-5-carboxymethylaminomethyl(34) synthesis enzyme MnmG, producing the protein MLPKYDVIVVGAGHAGSEAAMAAANLGSRVLLITMDLNKIAQMSCNPAIGGIAKGQITREIDALGGYQALVTDYSLIQYRMLNKSKGPAMWSPRAQSDRMLFSIKWREYLEENSNLDLFQDKVIDIFIENDKVKGVKTQMGFEFESKSVILTNGTFLNGLMHIGNVQIKGGRAGDPASSGISEQLFKYNFKVERLKTGTPARLDGRTIDFSKMTEQPGDENPGAFSYLNMQRKYEKQRSCYIVHTDQAVHDELKTGFEASPLFNGTIDSIGPRYCPSIEDKIVTFADKDRHQLFLEPEGWDTVEYYINGFSSSLPWDVQLRALQKIPGLENVKIFRPGYAIEYDYFDPTHLHHTLETRFVENLYFAGQLNGTTGYEEAAAQGLMAGINAHRKINNLPAFILERDQAYIGVLIDDLITKGVNEPYRMFTSRAEYRILLRQDNADERLTPLGKEIGLVTEERWNKYEEKYSKINKLVNLLSSSSVSPDVINAYLRDQGTSEIKQKTKASKILLRPQVSIDKLLKAINQNSFSDDVKESAEIKVKYSGYIDRERQSAEKLSRLGKIRIPENIDYTQFSSISTEGRQKLAKNRPKTIAEASRISGVSPADINVLLVFMGR; encoded by the coding sequence ATGCTACCAAAATATGATGTTATAGTTGTAGGGGCCGGTCATGCCGGCTCTGAAGCAGCAATGGCTGCCGCTAATTTAGGGTCCAGGGTGCTGTTAATTACCATGGATCTGAATAAAATAGCACAGATGTCCTGTAACCCTGCTATAGGGGGTATTGCTAAAGGACAAATTACACGTGAAATTGATGCATTGGGCGGATATCAGGCACTGGTTACAGATTATAGTCTTATACAATACCGGATGCTTAATAAATCCAAAGGTCCTGCCATGTGGTCACCCAGGGCACAAAGCGACAGAATGCTTTTTTCTATTAAATGGCGGGAATATCTCGAAGAAAACTCCAATCTGGATCTCTTTCAGGATAAGGTTATCGATATTTTCATTGAAAACGATAAGGTTAAAGGAGTTAAAACCCAAATGGGTTTTGAATTTGAATCTAAAAGTGTGATTCTAACCAATGGTACTTTTCTTAATGGACTAATGCACATAGGGAATGTTCAGATTAAAGGAGGTAGAGCAGGCGACCCTGCAAGTTCTGGTATTAGCGAACAGCTTTTTAAATATAACTTTAAGGTAGAGCGATTAAAAACAGGTACTCCTGCACGCTTGGATGGAAGAACAATTGATTTCTCTAAAATGACCGAACAACCAGGAGACGAAAATCCCGGGGCGTTTAGTTATTTAAATATGCAACGCAAGTATGAAAAACAAAGAAGTTGCTATATTGTGCATACGGATCAGGCTGTGCATGATGAGCTCAAAACAGGGTTTGAGGCCTCCCCGCTTTTTAATGGCACAATAGATAGTATTGGTCCACGGTATTGCCCAAGTATCGAAGATAAAATCGTGACTTTTGCCGATAAAGACCGGCATCAGCTTTTCCTTGAACCAGAAGGATGGGATACAGTAGAGTATTACATTAATGGCTTTAGTAGCAGTTTACCCTGGGATGTACAGTTAAGAGCCCTGCAAAAGATTCCAGGACTCGAAAATGTAAAAATTTTTAGACCTGGATATGCTATTGAGTATGATTATTTTGATCCTACTCATTTACACCATACCCTTGAAACTCGCTTTGTAGAGAACCTTTATTTTGCGGGCCAATTAAATGGAACTACGGGATATGAAGAAGCCGCTGCGCAGGGATTAATGGCTGGTATTAATGCCCATCGGAAAATTAATAATCTTCCAGCCTTTATTCTTGAAAGAGATCAGGCCTATATAGGAGTGTTAATTGATGACCTAATTACCAAGGGCGTCAATGAACCATATAGAATGTTTACCAGCAGAGCTGAATACCGCATCCTTTTAAGGCAGGATAATGCGGATGAAAGGTTAACCCCTCTGGGGAAAGAAATTGGTTTGGTTACAGAAGAGCGATGGAATAAATACGAAGAAAAATATAGTAAAATCAATAAGCTTGTAAATCTTCTTAGTTCCAGTAGTGTGTCACCGGATGTTATTAATGCTTATTTGCGTGACCAGGGCACATCAGAAATCAAGCAAAAAACCAAAGCTTCAAAAATTTTACTAAGACCCCAGGTATCCATTGACAAACTACTTAAGGCAATTAATCAGAACTCTTTTTCTGACGACGTAAAAGAGAGCGCCGAAATTAAAGTTAAATATAGTGGTTATATTGACAGGGAAAGGCAAAGCGCAGAAAAACTGTCGCGCCTTGGTAAAATTCGGATACCTGAAAATATTGATTACACGCAATTTTCTTCTATCTCCACAGAAGGTCGCCAAAAACTCGCCAAAAACAGACCAAAAACCATAGCAGAAGCAAGCCGGATTTCCGGAGTTAGTCCTGCAGATATTAATGTACTACTTGTTTTCATGGGCAGATAG
- the ybeY gene encoding rRNA maturation RNase YbeY — protein MIEFTTADKPFGLYKGDFKLLVDWITNTIESENGKVGEINVINCSDDYLLNINKEHLDHHYYTDVITFDYVVGEIISGDIFVSEDRIIQNAQEFDTSSEHEFLRVVIHGVLHLSGYSDHTDEEQKIMRAKEDEYLKKFPNATKI, from the coding sequence ATGATCGAATTTACAACAGCCGATAAACCTTTTGGTTTATATAAAGGTGATTTTAAATTATTAGTAGATTGGATTACTAATACTATAGAAAGTGAAAACGGCAAGGTAGGAGAGATCAATGTCATTAACTGTAGTGATGATTATCTCCTGAACATTAATAAGGAGCATCTTGACCATCACTATTATACAGATGTTATTACATTTGATTATGTAGTTGGTGAAATAATATCTGGCGACATTTTTGTTAGTGAAGACCGCATAATACAAAATGCACAAGAATTTGACACTTCTTCTGAACATGAGTTTCTCCGAGTTGTAATACATGGCGTATTACATTTGTCTGGTTATAGCGACCATACAGATGAGGAACAAAAAATTATGAGAGCGAAAGAGGATGAATATTTAAAGAAGTTTCCAAATGCTACCAAAATATGA